One Setaria viridis chromosome 5, Setaria_viridis_v4.0, whole genome shotgun sequence genomic region harbors:
- the LOC117857423 gene encoding dol-P-Man:Man(5)GlcNAc(2)-PP-Dol alpha-1,3-mannosyltransferase isoform X1 gives MARAEKSRAASTASVATEKPARSADRRPLYFAAFLVLADAALVALIIAFVPYTKIDWDAYMSQVDTFLEGERDYTKIEGDTGPLVYPAGFLYVYSAIKFLTGGQVFPAQILFGVLYIVNLSLVLLLYVKAEVLPWWALGLLCLSKRVHSIFVLRLFNDCFAMTLLHAAMALIIYHKWYLGLIVFSGAVSVKMNVLLFAPSLLLLMVKAMSIKGVFFALLGAAVVQVLLGMPFLLSHPVEYISRAFNLGRVFIHFWSVNFKFVPEKLFVSKELAIALLILHLTTLLVFAHYKWLKHEGGLFGFLHSRFKNTKSIQQLVSSQPRPSILSKEHIVTVMFVGNFIGIVCARSLHYQFYSWYFYSLPFLLWKTHFPTPLRIILFLGVELCWNIYPSTAYSSLLLLFLHVSILLGIWFSRTEYPYINKST, from the exons ATGGCGCGGGCGGAGAAGAGTCGCGCCGCGAGCACGGCGTCGGTGGCGACAGAGAAGCCAGCCAGGTCGGCTGACCGGAGGCCGCTCTACTTCGCCGCCTTCCTGGtgctcgccgacgccgcgctcgTCGCCCTCATCATCGCCTTCGTCCCGT ATACCAAGATCGACTGGGACGCCTACATGTCTCAG GTGGATACCTTTCTGGAAGGGGAGAGGGACTACACCAAGATCGAGGGAGACACGGGACCATTGGTCTACCCGGCCGGATTCCTCTACGTCTACTCTGCCATTAAGTTCCTTACCGGTGGCCAAGTCTTCCCTGCTCAG ATTTTGTTCGGCGTCTTGTACATTGTCAACCTGAGCCTCGTTCTTCTGCTTTACGTCAAGGCTGAAGTG CTTCCATGGTGGGCTTTAGGTTTGCTTTGTTTGTCCAAGAGGGTTCACTCTATCTTTGTGCTCCGCCTTTTCAACGACTGCTTTGCCATGACATTGCTCCATGCTGCTATGGCTTTGATTATTTATCACAAGTGGTACCTTGGTCTAATAGTTTTCAG TGGAGCTGTCTCAGTTAAGATGAATGTTCTTCTTTTTGCTCCTTCTCTGCTTCTACTGATGGTGAAG GCCATGAGCATCAAAGGAGTCTTCTTTGCCTTGTTAGGAGCTGCTGTAGTACAG GTTTTGTTGGGTATGCCATTCTTGCTGTCGCATCCAGTTGAGTACATATCAAGAGCATTCAATCTTGGCCGTGTCTTCATCCATTTCTG GTCTGTGAACTTTAAATTCGTCCCAGAGAAGTTGTTTGTATCCAAAGAGCTTGCTATTGCGCTGTTGATTCTTCACCTCACTACCCTTCTGGTATTTGCACACTACAAGTGGTTAAA GCATGAAGGAGGCCTATTTGGTTTCTTGCATTCCAGATTTAAAAACACCAAATCAATTCAACAGCTTGTTTCTAGCCAGCCCAGACCATCCATTCTCAGCAAAGAAC ATATTGTAACTGTTATGTTTGTCGGCAACTTCATTGGCATCGTGTGTGCCCGATCATTACACTACCAATTCTATTCCTG GTACTTCTATTCATTGCCTTTTCTGTTGTGGAAAACACATTTTCCGACACCTTTGAG GATCATTCTATTTCTCGGTGTGGAGCTCTGCTGGAACATTTACCCTTCTACTGCCTATTCATCACTGCTTTTGCTATTTTTGCACGTCTCCATTTTGTTGGGTATATGGTTTTCACGTACTGAGTACCCCTATATCAATAAGAGTACATGA
- the LOC117857423 gene encoding dol-P-Man:Man(5)GlcNAc(2)-PP-Dol alpha-1,3-mannosyltransferase isoform X2 codes for MARAEKSRAASTASVATEKPARSADRRPLYFAAFLVLADAALVALIIAFVPYTKIDWDAYMSQVDTFLEGERDYTKIEGDTGPLVYPAGFLYVYSAIKFLTGGQVFPAQILFGVLYIVNLSLVLLLYVKAEVLPWWALGLLCLSKRVHSIFVLRLFNDCFAMTLLHAAMALIIYHKWYLGLIVFSGAVSVKMNVLLFAPSLLLLMVKAMSIKGVFFALLGAAVVQVLLGMPFLLSHPVEYISRAFNLGRVFIHFWSVNFKFVPEKLFVSKELAIALLILHLTTLLVFAHYKWLKYCNCYVCRQLHWHRVCPIITLPILFLVLLFIAFSVVENTFSDTFEDHSISRCGALLEHLPFYCLFITAFAIFARLHFVGYMVFTY; via the exons ATGGCGCGGGCGGAGAAGAGTCGCGCCGCGAGCACGGCGTCGGTGGCGACAGAGAAGCCAGCCAGGTCGGCTGACCGGAGGCCGCTCTACTTCGCCGCCTTCCTGGtgctcgccgacgccgcgctcgTCGCCCTCATCATCGCCTTCGTCCCGT ATACCAAGATCGACTGGGACGCCTACATGTCTCAG GTGGATACCTTTCTGGAAGGGGAGAGGGACTACACCAAGATCGAGGGAGACACGGGACCATTGGTCTACCCGGCCGGATTCCTCTACGTCTACTCTGCCATTAAGTTCCTTACCGGTGGCCAAGTCTTCCCTGCTCAG ATTTTGTTCGGCGTCTTGTACATTGTCAACCTGAGCCTCGTTCTTCTGCTTTACGTCAAGGCTGAAGTG CTTCCATGGTGGGCTTTAGGTTTGCTTTGTTTGTCCAAGAGGGTTCACTCTATCTTTGTGCTCCGCCTTTTCAACGACTGCTTTGCCATGACATTGCTCCATGCTGCTATGGCTTTGATTATTTATCACAAGTGGTACCTTGGTCTAATAGTTTTCAG TGGAGCTGTCTCAGTTAAGATGAATGTTCTTCTTTTTGCTCCTTCTCTGCTTCTACTGATGGTGAAG GCCATGAGCATCAAAGGAGTCTTCTTTGCCTTGTTAGGAGCTGCTGTAGTACAG GTTTTGTTGGGTATGCCATTCTTGCTGTCGCATCCAGTTGAGTACATATCAAGAGCATTCAATCTTGGCCGTGTCTTCATCCATTTCTG GTCTGTGAACTTTAAATTCGTCCCAGAGAAGTTGTTTGTATCCAAAGAGCTTGCTATTGCGCTGTTGATTCTTCACCTCACTACCCTTCTGGTATTTGCACACTACAAGTGGTTAAA ATATTGTAACTGTTATGTTTGTCGGCAACTTCATTGGCATCGTGTGTGCCCGATCATTACACTACCAATTCTATTCCTG GTACTTCTATTCATTGCCTTTTCTGTTGTGGAAAACACATTTTCCGACACCTTTGAG GATCATTCTATTTCTCGGTGTGGAGCTCTGCTGGAACATTTACCCTTCTACTGCCTATTCATCACTGCTTTTGCTATTTTTGCACGTCTCCATTTTGTTGGGTATATGGTTTTCACGTACTGA
- the LOC117857424 gene encoding phosphoenolpyruvate/phosphate translocator 3, chloroplastic, whose translation MQGAATSVSGASWSRATRGRASALASRHAGSLAASSSSSSYGPRGALAAAAAPPLPLLRVRGGCRLRPLSLLPDSGRNGEVAKAAAAAAASVPEDDASAAARGEGAGGIAATAQLGAMIVAWYLLNIYFNIYNKQVLGALPLPLPYTITAFQLAFGSLLIFLMWATRLHPAPRLSAAQLGKIAPLALGHMLGTVFTNMSLGKVAVSFTHTIKASEPFFTVVLSALFLGEVPSLPVLGSLVPIVGGVALASFTEVSFNWTGFWSAMASNLTNQSRNVLSKKLLAGDKDAMDDINLFSVITVLSFLLSCPLMLFAEGVKFTPGYLQSSGLNLQELCIRAALAGFCFHGYQKLSYLILSRVSPVTHSVANCVKRVVVIVSSVIFFSTPISPVNALGTGAALGGVFLYSKLTRTKKPKNA comes from the exons ATGCAGGGCGCGGCGACCTCTGTCTCCGGAGCCTCGTGGTCCCGGGCCACGCgcggccgcgcctccgccctcgCCTCGCGCCATGCCGGcagcctcgccgcctcctcctcctcctcctcctacggGCCCCGGggtgccctcgccgccgccgccgcgccgccgttgccgctcCTCCGCGTTCGCGGCGGCTGCCGGCTCCGGCCTCTGTCGCTGCTGCCCGATAGCGGCAGGAATGGGGAGGTCGccaaggcggcggccgcggcggcggcatcggtgCCGGAGGACGACGCGAGCGCTGCGGCGAGGGGagagggcgccggcggcattGCGGCCACGGCGCAGCTGGGCGCCATGATCGTCGCGTGGTACCTGCTCAACATCTACTTCAACATCTACAACAAGCAG GTTCTCGGCGCGCTGCCGTTGCCGCTGCCATACACCATCACCGCCTTCCAGCTCGCCTTCGGCTCCCTGCTCATCTTCCTCATGTGGGCGACCAGGCTCCACCCGGCGCCCAGGCTCTCCGCTGCGCAG TTGGGCAAGATCGCACCGCTGGCCTTGGGGCACATGCTGGGCACGGTGTTCACCAACATGAGCCTGGGCAAGGTCGCCGTCTCCTTCACCCACACAATCAAGGCCTCCGAGCCCTTCTTCACCGTCGTCCTCTCCGCCCTCTTCCTCGGCGAG GTTCCTTCCCTGCCGGTGCTGGGCTCGCTCGTGCCGATCGTTGGCGGGGTCGCCTTGGCATCGTTCACCGAAGTTTCTTTCAACTG GACTGGGTTTTGGAGCGCCATGGCGTCCAATCTGACCAACCAATCAAGGAATGTCCTCAGCAAGAAACTCCTTGCCGGTGACAAG GATGCTATGGATGACATAAACCTCTTCTCGGTAATCACTGTGCTGTCGTTTCTGCTATCGTGTCCTCTGATGCTGTTCGCAGAAGGCGTCAAGTTCACCCCAGGGTACCTCCAGAGCTCT GGCCTGAACCTCCAAGAACTCTGCATCAGGGCAGCACTCGCAGGTTTTTGCTTCCATGGCTATCAGAAG CTCTCGTACCTGATCTTGTCGAGGGTGTCACCGGTGACCCACTCCGTCGCCAACTGTGTCAAGCGCGTGGTTGTCATCGTCTCTTCAGTTATCTTCTTCAGCACACCCATTTCGCCTGTCAACGCACTAG GAACTGGTGCTGCATTAGGAGGCGTTTTCCTGTACTCGAAGCTGACGAGAACGAAGAAACCGAAGAATGCATGA